Sequence from the Lysobacter solisilvae genome:
GTGATGATCTCGTACGGGTCCTTGATGTCGCAGGTCTTGCAGTGCACGCAGTTGGCGGCATTGATCTGCAGGCGCTTGGCGCTGCCGCCGCCGGCCTGCGCTTCCTCGACGATCTCGTAGACGCCGGCGGGGCAGAAGCGGGTGCAGGGATTGTTGTATTCCTCCACGCAGCGCGTCACGCAGATGCTGGTGTCGGCCACCTTGAGGTGCACCGGCTGGTCTTCGTCGTGTTCGGTGGCGGCGTAGTACACGCCGGCCAGGCGATCGCGCGGCTCGAGCGTGCGGTCGGTGTAGTCGCGCCGGGGCGATTCGTGCTCGCCGACCTTGTCCAGCGAGGACCAGTCGGGCTTGTTCTTCAGCGTCCAGGGCGAGTGGCCGCCGGTGAGCGTTTCCCATGCGGCGTTCAACATGCCCCACCACAGCCCGCGCTTGAAGCCGGGCTTGATGTTGCGGACCTTCTTCAGTTCGGCCATCGCGTCCGACGCGCGCAGTTTCGCGTCGAAACCGGCGGGCGACAGCTGCGCGGCGTGCAGGTGTTCGGCGGCGAGCATGCCCGAGCGGATGGCCTGGTGGGTGCCCTTGATCTTGGGCACGTTGAGCAGGCCGGCGGTGTCGCCGATCAGCAGGGCGCCGGGCATTTCCACCTTCGGCAGCGACTGCCAGCCGCCGGTCACGATGGCGCGCGCGCCCGCGGACACGATGGTGCCGCCTTCGAGCAGCGGCTTGACCAGCGGGTGGTTCTTCCACTGCTGGAAGGCCTCCCACGGCTTGTACTGCGGGTCGCGGTAGTCCAGGCCACTGACGTAGCCCAGCGCGATGCGGCCCTTGTCCAGGTGGTAGAGGAAACTGCCGCCGTAGGTGTGGGTGTCCGCCGGCCAGCCGAAGCTGTGG
This genomic interval carries:
- a CDS encoding electron transfer flavoprotein-ubiquinone oxidoreductase, whose product is MTDVPGTAPDIERDVMEYDVVTVGAGPAGLSFAIRLKQLNPELSVCVIEKASTIGAHILSGAVIETGPLDALLPQWRDNPPPICVPATEDEFWLLTRDGGRKLPVPPGMNNHGNVIVSLGAMCAWLAPQAEALGVEIYPGFAASETLHADDGTVIGVRIGDMGVAKDGSHKPGYTAGIDIRAKVTVLAEGARGHLTKRLVKRFQLDAGSDPQGYSIGIKELWQVPAERVQPGKIVHSFGWPADTHTYGGSFLYHLDKGRIALGYVSGLDYRDPQYKPWEAFQQWKNHPLVKPLLEGGTIVSAGARAIVTGGWQSLPKVEMPGALLIGDTAGLLNVPKIKGTHQAIRSGMLAAEHLHAAQLSPAGFDAKLRASDAMAELKKVRNIKPGFKRGLWWGMLNAAWETLTGGHSPWTLKNKPDWSSLDKVGEHESPRRDYTDRTLEPRDRLAGVYYAATEHDEDQPVHLKVADTSICVTRCVEEYNNPCTRFCPAGVYEIVEEAQAGGGSAKRLQINAANCVHCKTCDIKDPYEIITWVTPEGGAGPNYQNL